A region from the Aegilops tauschii subsp. strangulata cultivar AL8/78 chromosome 5, Aet v6.0, whole genome shotgun sequence genome encodes:
- the LOC109757536 gene encoding MADS-box transcription factor 25-like — protein MARGKIVIRRIEKMSSRQVTFSKRRHGLMKKAHELAILCDVQVGVIVFSPTGHLYEYASSTTTTTMGMPSIIHKYQSAQENHQLLNPVSQIMFWEGEVRKLQQEMQILQDHHRKLMGERLSNLGVHDLCLLENPLEKSLRCIREKKEQSFANHIVQLNEKTW, from the exons ATGGCTAGGGGCAAGATTGTGATTAGGAGGATTGAGAAGATGAGCAGCAGACAGGTCACCTTCTCCAAGCGGCGTCATGGCCTGATGAAGAAGGCACATGAGCTGGCAATCCTCTGTGATGTCCAGGTCGGCGTCATCGTCTTCTCCCCTACCGGTCACCTCTACGAGTATGccagctccaccaccaccaccaccatgggCATGCCTTCCATCATTCATAAGTACCAATCTGCACAGGAGAACCACCAGCTGTTGAATCCAGTGTCACAAATCATG TTTTGGGAAGGTGAAGTACGGAAATTACAGCAGGAAATGCAGATACTTCAAGATCATCATCG GAAGCTAATGGGGGAGAGATTATCAAACCTAGGAGTCCACGACTTGTGTTTATTGGAAAATCCACTAGAGAAGAGCTTACGCTGTATTAGAGAGAAGAAG GAACAAAGCTTTGCCAACCATATTGTACAACTCAATGAAAAG ACATGGTAA